The following are encoded together in the Sulfoacidibacillus ferrooxidans genome:
- a CDS encoding type II secretion system F family protein, with the protein MPDYAYKALTREGRSIRGVKKAQNEQSAILVLRDEGMYVLSLQEQVDVWWKHDIYIGPKVSLKDFTAFCRQLATLIRAGVAILESIKILTQQSESKPMRQALKQMSSTLAEGMSFSASTAEHPDIFPPIFINMVRAGEVGGNLDEILERIAFFFERENETREKIKSALTYPIVVGIVSVLVMIFLLVKIVPSFVSVFASFHKQLPLPTRIVMDASAVIERGWWAILIIAGAVFGTHLYLKRKPFYQRLSDQMKLRTPVFGMLIKKSLIARLSRTMSSLIKSAVPILEAIDIVSSVVGNRAISEVLNEASNNLQKGSTMSGPIANSKLFPPLVSHMIAIGEETGNLDFMFDKIADFYEAEVSTYADRLKSLIEPMMVIILAVIVGTIVMAVILPEFSLYNTIS; encoded by the coding sequence ATGCCAGACTACGCCTACAAAGCACTTACGCGAGAAGGACGGAGTATCCGTGGTGTTAAGAAGGCACAAAATGAGCAATCTGCGATTCTTGTGTTACGTGATGAAGGTATGTATGTTCTTTCGCTACAAGAGCAAGTCGATGTATGGTGGAAACACGATATTTATATCGGACCCAAAGTGTCACTTAAGGACTTTACAGCGTTTTGTCGTCAGCTTGCGACTTTAATTCGTGCGGGTGTTGCAATTTTGGAGAGCATCAAAATTCTCACTCAACAAAGTGAGTCAAAACCTATGCGGCAAGCATTAAAACAAATGAGTAGTACACTTGCAGAAGGCATGTCTTTTTCTGCATCAACTGCGGAGCATCCAGATATTTTCCCGCCAATTTTTATTAACATGGTGCGGGCTGGAGAGGTAGGAGGTAATCTCGATGAGATTCTGGAACGAATCGCCTTTTTTTTTGAAAGGGAAAATGAAACGAGGGAAAAGATTAAGTCTGCATTGACTTATCCTATCGTTGTTGGGATTGTTTCAGTACTTGTCATGATTTTTTTGCTCGTGAAAATCGTACCCTCTTTTGTCAGCGTGTTTGCTTCATTTCACAAACAGCTTCCTTTGCCAACGCGTATTGTAATGGATGCTAGTGCTGTGATTGAACGCGGGTGGTGGGCTATCCTTATCATCGCAGGTGCAGTTTTTGGGACACACTTATATCTGAAGAGAAAACCATTCTATCAGAGATTAAGTGATCAAATGAAGTTACGTACCCCTGTTTTTGGTATGCTCATAAAAAAATCTCTTATCGCGCGGTTGTCGCGAACGATGAGTTCGTTAATTAAAAGTGCGGTTCCTATTTTAGAAGCAATAGATATTGTGAGTTCGGTAGTAGGCAATCGAGCAATTAGTGAAGTGCTAAATGAGGCTAGTAATAATTTGCAAAAGGGTTCTACCATGTCTGGCCCAATTGCAAACAGCAAACTATTTCCTCCATTAGTATCTCATATGATAGCAATTGGTGAAGAAACGGGTAATTTAGATTTTATGTTTGATAAAATAGCTGACTTTTATGAAGCAGAGGTATCAACGTATGCAGATCGTCTTAAATCGTTGATTGAGCCAATGATGGTGATCATTCTCGCAGTTATTGTGGGGACGATCGTTATGGCAGTAATTCTTCCTGAATTTTCGTTGTATAATACCATCAGTTAA